From Nicotiana tabacum cultivar K326 chromosome 22, ASM71507v2, whole genome shotgun sequence, one genomic window encodes:
- the LOC142176021 gene encoding uncharacterized protein LOC142176021, translated as MHDFIMAEDSELWDVICDVPYVPTKSVGDLPLMMPKTKKEYTDADRKVVEKNFCAKNILVCAIGPDKYKRISACQSAKEIWEVLQTAHEGTTQVKQSKIDMLTTEYELFLMNLFKTFIPRNKLVRKILSILPSSWESKVNDIIEAKDLQELTIDELVGNLKTYEMKRKIDSK; from the exons atgcatgattttatcatggctgaagattctgAGTTGTGGGATGTTATATGTGATGTTCCTTATGTCCCAACAAAGAGTGTCGGAGATCTTCCATTGATGATGCCAAAGACCAAGAAAGAATACACCGATGCAGATAGGAAAGTTGTGGAGAAAAATTTTTGTGCCAAGAACATTTTGGTATGTGCCATAGGACCTGATAAATACAAGAGGATCTCAGCATGTCAATCCgccaaggagatatgggaagTTTTGCAAACAGCACATGAGGGAACCACTCAAGTAAAGCAATCTAAGATTGATATGCTTACCACTGAGTATGAGCTCTTTTTGATGAATCTATTCAAGACAT TCATTCCTAGGAACAAGCTCGTGAGGAAAATTCTTAGTATTCTGCCTAGTTCATGGGAGAGTAAAGTGAATGATATTATTGAAGCAAAGGACTTGCAAGAGCTAACCATAGACGAGCTAGTTGGAAATCTGAAAACCTACGaaatgaagaggaagatagataGTAAATGA